A genomic region of Bacillota bacterium contains the following coding sequences:
- a CDS encoding transposase, producing MHHVAMQSTGVCWEPVYETQESNFQVVLAKAPHIKNVPGRKTDVCDAEWIAHLLRYGAIRGSFIPPESVREVRDLTKYRTSLRLEKASDVNRFPGDANIKLLFMGTDVTGVLARGDPPRASTRRNGHRVSGAVGSGQGEQEDLGVAKGVGGLPEAAPPADYILGPGSYRLP from the coding sequence ATGCACCATGTGGCCATGCAAAGCACGGGGGTGTGCTGGGAGCCCGTGTACGAAACCCAGGAATCGAACTTCCAGGTGGTGTTGGCCAAGGCGCCGCACATAAAGAACGTCCCCGGGCGAAAGACCGATGTGTGCGATGCCGAGTGGATTGCTCATCTCCTTCGCTACGGGGCGATCAGGGGAAGCTTCATTCCCCCCGAATCCGTCCGGGAAGTGAGGGATCTCACCAAGTACCGGACGAGCCTGAGGCTCGAGAAAGCTTCCGACGTGAACAGGTTCCCGGGGGATGCCAATATAAAGCTGCTGTTCATGGGCACTGATGTCACCGGAGTGTTGGCCAGGGGTGATCCTCCCAGAGCTTCTACGAGGAGAAACGGACACCGAGTCTCTGGCGCAGTTGGCTCGGGGCAGGGTGAGCAGGAAGACCTCGGAGTTGCAAAGGGCGTTGGAGGGCTTCCTGAAGCCGCACCACCGGCTGATTATATCCTAGGTCCTGGCTCGTATCGACTACCTTGA
- a CDS encoding lactate racemase domain-containing protein, which produces MSNRMELPFGRHLCCISLPEDWRPEVIRLASPPPLSDQAMIARLNEPVGGPRLREAARGAHRAVIVVDDATRPTPAQVVAEWVVGELESAGVDGSRIAIVGAIGLHSQMTHEEFVAKVGSRIAGHYAVESHDYRDRLTFVGTTSAGTPVWLNETVVAADLRISIGAVLPHDEAGSGGGAKILLPGVAGLETVAHNHITVGSCNRVLEPGVTKVRQDIEEVLGMVPVHFSVNVLIDEALRIVGLRAGDPLSAHRLAFKDFLAFALLGRSGLFDVVIANSYPFDMDLCQATKALPAGLQIVRPGGTLIWAAACYRGLGHHELAIQNDAYRSMIRRDISRAARERKIYFYSPGLQLEEARVLLPEEVEVCDDIEVLLRDVARMHPGKPTVAVLPAAPLFVTERQAAV; this is translated from the coding sequence TTGAGCAATAGAATGGAACTGCCCTTTGGACGGCACCTTTGCTGCATCAGCCTGCCTGAGGACTGGCGCCCGGAGGTGATCAGACTCGCCTCTCCACCTCCTCTCAGCGACCAGGCGATGATTGCCCGTCTCAACGAGCCCGTTGGCGGACCCCGGCTGAGAGAGGCAGCCAGGGGTGCCCACCGGGCGGTGATCGTTGTGGACGACGCGACGCGTCCCACTCCGGCACAGGTGGTTGCCGAGTGGGTGGTTGGAGAGTTGGAGTCGGCAGGCGTGGATGGCAGCCGTATTGCCATCGTCGGTGCCATTGGCCTTCACAGCCAGATGACGCATGAGGAGTTCGTCGCCAAGGTGGGCAGTCGAATTGCCGGTCACTACGCGGTTGAGAGCCACGACTACCGAGACAGACTGACGTTTGTTGGCACCACCTCGGCCGGGACGCCAGTGTGGCTGAACGAGACGGTGGTGGCAGCCGACCTGCGCATCAGCATCGGGGCTGTCCTTCCCCATGATGAGGCTGGTTCAGGAGGTGGCGCCAAGATCCTGCTCCCGGGGGTCGCGGGGCTGGAGACCGTGGCACACAACCACATCACTGTGGGCAGCTGCAACCGGGTGCTGGAGCCCGGCGTGACCAAGGTGAGACAGGACATTGAGGAAGTCCTTGGCATGGTGCCTGTTCACTTCTCGGTCAACGTGCTGATTGATGAGGCGCTCAGGATCGTCGGCCTCCGTGCGGGGGATCCCCTGAGCGCCCATCGCCTGGCCTTCAAAGACTTCCTAGCCTTTGCCCTCCTGGGGAGGTCCGGGCTGTTCGACGTGGTCATTGCCAATTCCTACCCATTTGACATGGACCTGTGCCAGGCCACTAAAGCCTTGCCAGCGGGGCTTCAAATCGTCAGGCCTGGGGGTACGCTGATATGGGCAGCGGCTTGCTACCGGGGTCTGGGTCACCACGAACTGGCAATCCAGAACGACGCCTACCGCAGTATGATCCGCCGGGACATCAGTCGTGCCGCTCGGGAGAGGAAAATCTACTTCTACTCTCCTGGCCTGCAACTGGAAGAAGCGCGGGTGCTCTTGCCCGAGGAGGTGGAGGTCTGCGATGACATTGAGGTGCTACTCCGGGATGTGGCACGGATGCATCCAGGAAAGCCCACGGTGGCGGTGCTTCCCGCTGCGCCCTTGTTCGTGACTGAACGCCAGGCAGCAGTCTGA
- a CDS encoding MBL fold metallo-hydrolase — translation MKAVLLGTSGCIAMDATTAHRAGPSVLVECGRHNEILLFDCGRSALQSVFEAGYSPANIGYVFFTHHHSDHNIGFPDLVLSSWVAFGKSHWRVYGPVGTRHFIDALFGRGGAFDADITRRAEAPDARKVLEKFTGRPMVRPSFDVHEIEKEGEVCCGEDWSVMASFAPRHVQPWLVSVAYRVESAAGSLVISGDTAPTQQMVELARGCSMLIHDCSIDQREGVFADVHMHTDPRSLGRIAAEAGVNTVVAYHFLRFVDNPETLSLFKQLVEEGFPGKVVIADDCLVLDVSSGEYYHSRVSSRVARGSCGPSRQSGGGPMIEKVLGNSG, via the coding sequence ATGAAAGCAGTGCTTCTTGGCACATCGGGCTGTATTGCGATGGACGCTACCACAGCTCATCGCGCCGGTCCCAGTGTTCTCGTCGAGTGCGGTCGCCACAACGAAATCCTTCTGTTTGATTGTGGCCGGTCTGCCCTGCAAAGCGTGTTCGAAGCGGGCTACTCGCCAGCGAACATTGGTTACGTCTTCTTCACCCACCACCACAGCGACCACAACATCGGTTTTCCGGACCTGGTTCTGTCTTCCTGGGTGGCTTTTGGCAAGTCGCACTGGCGAGTCTACGGCCCTGTCGGCACCCGACACTTCATTGATGCCCTCTTTGGCCGAGGCGGTGCCTTCGATGCCGACATCACCAGGCGGGCCGAGGCACCGGATGCAAGGAAGGTACTGGAGAAATTCACCGGCCGGCCCATGGTACGTCCTTCCTTTGATGTTCACGAGATCGAGAAGGAGGGGGAGGTCTGCTGCGGAGAGGACTGGAGCGTCATGGCTTCCTTTGCGCCGCGGCATGTTCAGCCTTGGCTCGTTTCTGTGGCCTACAGGGTGGAATCGGCTGCCGGCTCGCTGGTGATTAGCGGCGACACAGCCCCGACCCAGCAGATGGTAGAGTTGGCTCGCGGCTGCAGCATGCTGATCCATGACTGCTCCATTGACCAGCGAGAAGGGGTTTTCGCGGACGTGCACATGCACACTGATCCCCGGAGCCTGGGTCGCATCGCCGCCGAGGCGGGGGTCAACACCGTTGTAGCGTACCACTTCCTGAGATTCGTGGATAATCCTGAGACGCTGTCGTTATTCAAACAGCTGGTGGAGGAGGGGTTTCCCGGCAAGGTCGTGATCGCAGACGACTGTCTCGTGCTGGACGTTTCTTCAGGTGAATACTACCACAGTCGAGTCTCTTCACGCGTGGCGAGAGGTAGCTGCGGTCCATCGCGCCAATCAGGGGGAGGGCCAATGATCGAGAAGGTTCTTGGGAACTCGGGATGA